One Argentina anserina chromosome 6, drPotAnse1.1, whole genome shotgun sequence genomic window, AGCAGTGGGAGAACGTTTAAGCAACCACAACTCCACAAGGCAGAGAAGAGGAAAATTTTACTATTAAAAGACTTACACATTCGCGAGAGCGATCTTAAATCTTAATCAATTGACAACCAAACTTGTATAGTCATTAGAGCCTTGGCTTAATCAAACTCATCCAGGATCGACTCAACATGCCTTGAAGATCTTGGTCCTCATAGTCTTGTTCTTGATGAAGAAtatgagtttgaaggaaaATGATTTAAGGTACAAGTGGATCGGCATTTACTATGAAATCGCACCAACAATTTTCATAATATGCTTTGGTCAGTTGGTGTGCAAATCGTTATGCTCCTAAGTTTATACCATTCATTTGGAGACACATGGTGTGGAAGATTACAAATATACATCGCACCAGTAATTAAATTGCGGAAGAGGCCAGAGTCTACTTACACCCGGACTTTCATCTGGACACACCATTAAATCATATTGACTTGGTTCAAGAGGAGGAGtgcatttttttatttgtttttaggtgCTTACTGCTTACAAATTATGTTGTAATTTCATGATTTATAGGCTTATTTTTACCGAGTGAGCATGAAAAATTTCTTAAATAAGTGTGTCTATGTATCGCTGTGATACTTATACAACCCATTATCAATCTACTTTCGACAAAGAGAGAGTAATGTAGCGGTTCAATTCTGTTTTCATGTAAGAAATAAACTCAAATTATATCTGATCTTGTTTAAGTTCAACTCCAAACTACCACGGTGGAAAACAGAAAACATATTTTACAAACCAAATCATAACCCGGTGTCTCTTTTATTGTAGTTGAGGtcgatttatatatttggtgTAACCTGGCGCCTCTTTTTGATAGTAGACTCTTGTGTGTATGAAACTAATTTCCCCCAATCATATCTTTTTTGACAATTTCCTCCAATATTAATTgtaaaaatcatatatttaatttctcaataaaaaaaaatactcaaacaagtCAAAAGtctaaaaactcaaaaggaTTGTGAGCTATCTGCACATGGCCCTTAGCAGAAGGAGGCCTTAGCCCAAGCAATCCAAAACTGGGACAACCATGGAACTGAAAAATGTCGGATTGAACTTTTGTTTATCTTGTTTGTTAGAATTTATGGAGGTCAAGTTTTTTGACCTCCTCctttgttaaataaataaattattaaaaaaaaaccatggaactgaaaacatttaacacACAAGGGTAAAATTGTCTTTTCATAACATATCAAATCTTATCCGACCTCTTTCCGATCAGAATTTAAAGGTATAATGTCCCTGAAATGAAAGATACGGTCGGAAATGCGCCGTAAAAGGTTGAATTTGCACCGAGAACGATTGAAAATGTTCCCGTATGTTATCAATAAGACGACTTTACCCCTATGTAATGCCATATCAAATTATCAATCTGTCACTACGCCATTGCAGATATGGCTGTGCTCTTGAGACTACCCGCGATCCCTGTCCCTCTAAGAAACTCGTCACTTCATTCCTCAAGAGGATTGAGAATGGCTCTAAATACCCACAAGAACACCAACATCTCCTTCTCTGCCACGACTCGAAAGCTGCCCATACTGCTCTTTGACATCATGGACACCATTGTTCGTGACCCTTTCTACCATGACATCCCTGCTTTCTTCAGGTACCCACGTCTCTTTCCGTTTTACTGATTTCACTTGGGTCGTGTCTATGTTTTGTTTATACAAAGTAAAGTAAAGAAGAAGTGAAATTGGTCAATTTTCACTGCCATAAAGGTTCAAactttttatcattttgtgTTGTTCACTGGGTAACTACATAAGGATTATCAACCCTTGGAGTAGGAAAATGGGTTAATTGGGTAGATCAAAAATCAGTTCTTTTAACATTGTAGTACTTTGTTCGGTTGCTGGCTTAATTTCTTTGCTTTCTGGCAAATTTGCCATTTTGTGCTTTAACATTGAGAATTTTGATGGCAGAATGCCGTTCGAAGAACTAATAGAGTCGAAGCACCCAACTGCATGGATTGAGTTTGAGAAGGGGTTGATTGATGAGGTATATATACATGACTCGGTGTTGGAGGATTATATAAGGAGAATTGCTAACCAACTGCTCTTTGTATCAGcgtatgttgaactcttttagGATTGTACTGTTCAGACTTCAGggcgattttttttttatgcaaATATTGAGTGATTCCAAGAAGTTGTACAAAATGTTGGCTCAAGTGTACATTTTCCATACATGAATGTTTTTCTATAGCATGTCTAAGGTCTGTTTTGAAAtgaccttttcttttctcaggTGGAACTAGCTAAAAAGTTCTTTAAGGATGGAAGGCCTTTAGATTTGGAAGGTAGTTTCTTAATCTTTTTTGGTTATGATGTTACCCTTACTGTTTAGGGACATTTTTCCACTGATGTCCGCAGTCTGTTTTGTGGTTCAATCACCGTAATGTGTTGGTATCTAAAACAATGGTTGAACTTTAAAATTATGTCCGGTGAGTGTACTTCTTGTATCTGGGAAAATACTTGTTCATAACCGAAATGAAGCACTCTGAAAATCTTCTTTATCAATGGTTCTTGTAGTGCTGTTTGAAGTTTGGTACTGCAGTACTGATAGTGAAGAGGACAATGGAAAATGAactgtgggattgtgtttttCTTTGGAAGTCTCCGCAGCATATATTGGTTGCCAGTGACTATAAATATTACTTTATATTTCACGACTTCTTGGtctttgttattatttttgaaattttgctGACATTACTTTGTAGAGCCTTCTTGGTTCTTTATTTGTATGTTTTGTTGGGCTGGGAAAGATTGATGAATAGAAGTGTTCACTTTGGAATGATATTGGAATGGTCAACTAAGGTCTCACCTAATATTGTTTTAGTCTAGGATTCCTTCTTTCCTAATCTTCTTACAAAAAAGTACTTCTTTCATCTTTGCAGGCCTTAAAAGTTGCATGAGAGAGGGATATTCCTACATTGCCGGTGTTGAGGAATTGCTTCATGtattaaaacaaaagaactatGAGATGCATGCTTTCACAAACTATCCCATCTGGTTAGATGAACATTTCATGTCATGCTTTCTTCCCAAGTAAGCAGTTCATCATAATTGCAGCAAATCTTACCTTGTAGGTACGAGATGATTGAGGACAAATTAAACATCTCAAAATATCTATCGTGGACATTTTGTTCCTGTATAAATGGTATGTCAAGCAGATTTTgcattttacttttgagatCCTCCCCCATCTGTTAGTTGCACAAGCATGTGGATGAATGGCTCGTTCTTCTTATCTGCGTTTGTGCTTTAGGGAAGAGGAAGCCTGATCCCGAATTCTTTTTGGAAGTTGTGAGACATCTCAAAGTTGATCCAGCAAGCTGTATATTCATCGATGACAGGTTTGCATCATTTGTGTGTGAAGTGTGAACAAGTGATTCCCATTTTCCATTTATCTAGGTTTACGAATCTATATCATATCCTCTTACATAGACCAGCATCATGTTTTCATCTGTTTGTGAAATTAATATTACAAGGCACCAACCAGATATATTTGGAATATGAAAAACTTGTAGTTGACTATAGTCTATACTGATCTTGCTTACTAGGGACACCAGGTTATGATGTTGCTTCATGTTTTATCCCAGGAAAAGAAATGTAGATGCTGCAAAGGAAGTTGGCATAATTGGTGTGCATTTTAAAAACGTAGATGTGCTTCGCCAAGATCTTTCTTTGATGGGAATTGACATTTCAGCAGATCAAACCAACCTTGCACAAGAATATTGATGTACACAAGGAAGTGATCATTCCATATCATGTACATCAAGAGTGTTTCTCAGGACTGGGGATGAGGAAGAGAATAACATCACAAATGTGTCCCAAGCAATTCAGCTCTATACGTCCATGTTGTATGGCATATGCTCGCAGCctgttcttcttttcttttcctccatTCTTTCTAAATTTTTAGGGTTGTCATTTATATACAGCATTCGACACTGAATATAGCAAAAGAATGAAATTAATACGTTTACTTAGGATAATGCTACATTTCATCAGTGCAAAATTGTTTACATTGCAGTTACAAATTTAGAGTTGTTTATGATGTAAGCACTTCATAATCCTACGAGAAGCGAAGTGTATCAGTCTTTGAAATATCCGAGTTGGGTTTTCTACCATATTTTGCAACGTATAAAGGTCTGGCAACCATAAAATGATTAaaatcttctaaaaaaaaaacgattaAAATCTCCTCGTATACtgacaaaacaaaacatataaaGTCCCTGGCAACCTAATAGGATCATAATCCATGGAACTAGGTAATGAAGGAAATTAAAGGAAATGCAAGCAATAAATTAGAGAAAGATAATATTCATTTTCATTCCTTTTCCTTACACTAGAGGCTAAATGCCTTATATAGTTGTTCATACTATCAACCCTAGATGCCCATTAATATATGACCCGATCCGGGTCCAATAACCAGTCCATCTAGGTAAATTAATACACAAGCCCAAGATAATATAGGGTTGTAGAATAATGGTCCTAACAAGTCCTCCCCCCCTTGAAAACAAGCTTGTCCTCAAGCTTGAGAAGTTGGAAATTCGCGGATCAGGACCATCAGAGGGTAGTGTTAAGGCCTGGTTAAACAAAGTAACTGCCTGCTCGAGCAACTGCAGAAAGGACGTCAAGCAAGGGCTTTGCATGAATTTGAAGAGCATGCTTACTGTATGATATTGATTCCCTAGCGTTACTTAATGTGTCTCCAATGCTGCTGTCAACAAAAATGACCTCCATTTCCTGGCCAGTATCCACCATAGCCCAGCTAGCATAAACAAGATCCGCAAGAGAAACTTCAAAGATGGGAGCACATGTGCAGAGCTGAGCAGAGCATGGAAAGGAGTATAGAAGCAGCGCCTTGAAACATTGAAACGCACCTTCAGCCACACTCTCGTACAGATTTTGGCCAAGTGTTGCAATCTCAGCACTTAACTTTGCTATTATCCCCAAAAAGCTCATGTCATAGTCTTGTCGTTGAGACTTCAAAGACACAAGCAGAATGATAGAACTAAGTACCACCATGCCAATGATACAGTGAGTACATACTCGTGAGATCATAGTCAAACCACTGAAATGTCTGTCTTCTCTCAATATGTGAGCCAAATGTCCCCGTAAGGACAATACAACAACCATAGATCGTGATAGAGGAAATATCTTTCGCACTAGTGCGTGGAATGGTGAAGAAACCATAATTGAAGTCCTCACTGCCAGGAACAGCTCATCCGTACAGACATGATCCGCCAAAGTTTGAAGAAACCTTGGAGAAAATAACTCATATTTGCTGCGGATAAGAGAACTGACCTGTGAAATCAGCAAAACTATTGTGGCACCATGATTCAGTCTCATTTTGGTGGGTGCTACACATGCTGGCGAAGCAAAAGGGACTTCCAAAGCTGCACTGTCAGCACTATGCAGTAGATAGCTCGAGATCACGAATTTCATTATCATGGAGTCAAAGGTTGCAGACAAGAAGATAAGCAAGAACACCTCAATTGATGGCATGGATACTGAAGAGATTGTGGAAGGAACCAATGCATTATCACCAACAACATTTGAGAAAAATTCCATAATTGTAATAATGTACGTAGGGAAGTAAGGAGGGCAGATAACCAAAGAAACATAATCTCCGAAGCTCAAAGAACTAGCAGTACCATGAGCATCATATTCACTCCCATTACAAGAAGTATCTGAGTGGAAAGCAGCAACCTCATACCCCCAAAAATTTCCACCATTATAGCTGCCTTtagcaaaataatttttaCTCCAACAGAAGTCGCATTCATCGAAGTTACTGCTACAAGAACTTTGGTTATGATCTCCCTCAAAAGACAACAATAATTCTGCATAATCAAGAAGCCAACAAGGAAGCTCCTGTCTTGAGTCTGTAATAAGCTCCACTACCCTACCAGTATGACCGAACCCAGGCACATCAGCCTCTATTGTTTTTGAATGCTCGAAACTTATGACATTCCCAACATGAGGGATAGCTATTGCTAGTGAAGCAGTATCTCTTGTCACGAACCCCGAAgcaacaaaacaaatcatgcCCATGGCTCTTAATACCATACAACTTGCAATGTCCATAATAACACCCACACCTGGGTTCAGTTTGATAGAATCTGCTGCATATATGGAAAGGACTAAAGCATAAACTACCATCTGTAAACCAATGGTACCCATAAAAAAATAGCTCTGGAAGACAAGAAGCACCTTGGCAAAATTTATCGCCACATAATGACCAGAAGTAGGGTCGAGTTGATGAAGTTGAAAACCCCAGGCATGACTAAATGATGGCAAAAGGACAATTCTCTCATGATCATTAAGCACATGGTCCTCGGCAAAAATCAGGTCAAAGTTCCCACATACCAATAATATTTTGCCAGCAGACCATGCTTCTACTAATGAAGGATCTTTGGCTTGATAATTATAGAGAGAGAAACCTCCATTGTGACAACCCAGAAGGCCTCCAAAAATTGTTGTTTCACAATGACATAATTGTAAGCAACAAAATAGCCAACACCATAACCACACTGCAGAACGTGTATCAACAAGGCATATTACCCTCTCAACATCAAACTTGACCCATGCGCAAACCATAGAATCTAGCTGCTTAGCATTTCTTTTACTTGGAAGAGCAACTAACGACATTGGCACCCTGACAGAACTCACTTGCATTTGTTCATAATTGTTACCAACAGACAAGTTTGCTTCACCAATAAATTCACCACAAAAAACATTACCAGTAATCATGTAATTAAAGCAAGGAGAAATGACAACAGACAATGCCCATTGGGTCGGATAATGATTAGCCAACTTGCAACATTGAAACACAATAGCAAACTCGTGTTCGTAAAATTGATCCTTCTTTGTTACCTTCTGTTCAATAGTCGAATCAGCAGAAGTGGTATCCTCGCGAGAAACATGTTGGGCAATAGTCTTCTTGTACTCCCAATCTCGTTGGACAATTTCTAACCCGTTAGGTTCCCTCTCGGTTTCGTCGTGATTGTTGAACAAAACAGAAGCAGGTGAGTAGCTACCACCAATTTTAAGTGTAGATGATGGATGACACACCATTGGTGCTTTAACAACAACTGAGATTGGATTCTGGGCTGAAGTCAAACTCATCGTATACGCTCCTCCAATTTGGAATGGAGACTCAGTAAAGACGACCACGGCGTCGCTTTGGGGTTCCAGTGAAGCGAGGCTGAGCTCCTCGGCAACGGCGACAGAGAAGGATTGAGGAAGAGTTTCTAGCTCGTCGATGAGGATAGAAGCAACAAGCTTGGGGTGAGAGACCTCTTTCTGGTCAGGGACATCGcaaggtggtggtggagaagATGGCGTTGTTGCCTGAAGATGCGATGTGTCGGTCAGAATATGTGGACCCACACCGAGCTGATAGAGTTCCTCCATAAACTCAGGGATGACATCACCGTTCTTTGCCTGCACGACCCAAAGATTGTGCTTGCGATTAATCGAGAACCTCAAGGACATACCCGTACCACGTAACAGCTCCGATTGCCGGCCCTTTTTGAAAGCTCTGATTTTTGCTGCCATGGCGGTTCGACTGCCGGAAGCCTTAAGTGGTTTGCCATGGAGAGAAATTGGTTGGGTAGGGTGGGGGCATAGCGGGTTGTGTGACGGTTGTTGTGGGTAGGATTGAGAGTTTGTGAGAATGGGTTGGGTGATGGGTTCAAAGAGAGAGTGAGTGGCAAGGTGAGGGTTGGGATAAGGGTGGGTATGATTGAGACCGTGTTGTTCGTCGGCAGCGTATGACTGATGGTGTGATTGAATGGAGTCCTCAGAGGCAGTGGGGgtcggtggagatggagaaGCCGAAGCAACTTGAGCTGTGGGTTTGGTAATTGTAGGAGAATCAGTACTGTGGTGGGTAGGGGTAGGGCGGGGAAATTTTGAGGTAATTTCCCAAAGCTGGCGACGCTTCTCCAAGATCTTCGAGCGGCTCTCCTGATCCCGACGTTCCTCCTCCCTGAATATTTCGTGCAATTCATTCCGTAAGTGCGGAAGAGCAACCATGAGCTGTGCTTGTGCATCTAGAGGAACACTCTTGGCAGGTATCTCAGATTTGGGATGGAAGGTTGGACATGCGGAGAGGGTATGAGGTGGTTGAGAAACCATATCTGGAGAGGCTGATGGGTGGAGAGGTTGTGATGGAATCCAAGggttttcaaactgagtgtgaTTCGTCTCAGTGTTCCAGTAGTAGTAGCGGCCAGTAACACCATCAAACAACTCTCGCCACGGCGGTGGAAGTTGCGGTGGGTGGGAGAGATAATCAGGGGCTGGAAACACTTCGCCTATATGGATCGAAGGTCTCTGATACCAGATAATAGGATCATAATCCATGGAACTAGGTAATGAAGGAAATTAAAGGAAATGCAAGCAATAAATTAGAGAAAGATAATATTCATTTTCATTCCTTTTCCTTACACTAGAGGCTAAATGCCTTATATAGTTGTTCATATTATCAACCCTAGATGCCCATTAATATATGACCCGATCCGGGTCCAATAACCAGTCCATCTAGGTAAATTAATACACAAGCCCAAGATAATATAGGGTTGTAGAATAATGGTCCTAACACAACCATTAAACTCGTTGAACACATCGAAACAGAGAGATTGAAGAAGCAGAGGAAGGAAGAAAGAGCTGTTGTTTCAAGATGTGGAGTGTTGGGGCCTTTGACTCAATCACTTTAACAACACCATCTCCGTCGTCAGCTCTGTTCGGAGCTCTGGCCAAACCACCCACTTGTTCACTCCGCGTTCACTTTCCCTCTAGGCCTCTACGAGCTCTTCCCACCTTCACTCTTTCAAATCAATCGTCTTCTTTCGGATCCAAGAAAGCTCTCCCCTTTCGATGCTCTGCCGGTACATCTCTCACTCGTCTCTCAGTCAGCTGATTTGTTGTTTACTTTGCTCTTATTGCTGCGTTTTATTCAATGTATTTTGGGCTTTCAATTTGAGCTGATTTCAGTGAAAGTTTTTTAGTTGTTCCTATATGGGTTGTGTTTGTTTCCTCTGAATTAGGTATAGTTCAATGGAATTTGCAATGAATGAGATTCTTTCTGGTGAAAATTGACGTTTAGTAAAGTTTCGGCCTTGTGTTTCCTAAATGGCTATATGGTGCTAGATTATCACATAGAACTGTAATCATTGATTCACAATTATAAATCTAAAGTAAGTTCCTATGAACTATCTATAGGTTCCTGTTCATAGTTTATAGGAATGAAACAGTTTTTGTGCTCTGTGAATCTTCCTCCATCCCTATTTCCtcactctttttttgttgatacGAGTTATTTGCTCACTCTTAATGCGTTTGTGTCTGCAGCATTGACTCCGGAGCTGAAGAGTACGCTGGACAAAGTTGTTACTTCACACAAAGTGGTGCTGTTTATGAAGGGAACCAAGGACTTCCCGCAGTGTGGATTTTCAAACACTGTTGTACAAATATTGAGGTCGTTGAATGTACCTTTCGAGACAATTAATATCCTGGAAAATGAGTTTCTGCGTCAGGGATTGAAGGAGTATTCCAGTTGGCCCACATTTCCTCAACTTTATGTTGAAGGAGAATTCTTTGGTGGTTGTGACATCACTGTTGGTGAGTGAATTTCAGTGTTTATATGGTATTGTCGTTTCACATCATTTGATGCACGCAAAAGATATTTAATAGCACTTAAGTTTTATGCATGAGAGCTTATCATCTGTTAATCTATATTACCTCTATCAATCTGAAGTCATGCAAAGTAAAGTACATAGA contains:
- the LOC126799184 gene encoding uncharacterized protein LOC126799184, which codes for MWSVGAFDSITLTTPSPSSALFGALAKPPTCSLRVHFPSRPLRALPTFTLSNQSSSFGSKKALPFRCSAALTPELKSTLDKVVTSHKVVLFMKGTKDFPQCGFSNTVVQILRSLNVPFETINILENEFLRQGLKEYSSWPTFPQLYVEGEFFGGCDITVDAYKSGELQEVLEKAMCS
- the LOC126798478 gene encoding flavin mononucleotide hydrolase 1, chloroplatic, which produces MAVLLRLPAIPVPLRNSSLHSSRGLRMALNTHKNTNISFSATTRKLPILLFDIMDTIVRDPFYHDIPAFFRMPFEELIESKHPTAWIEFEKGLIDEVELAKKFFKDGRPLDLEGLKSCMREGYSYIAGVEELLHVLKQKNYEMHAFTNYPIWYEMIEDKLNISKYLSWTFCSCINGKRKPDPEFFLEVVRHLKVDPASCIFIDDRKRNVDAAKEVGIIGVHFKNVDVLRQDLSLMGIDISADQTNLAQEY